Proteins encoded within one genomic window of Cucumis sativus cultivar 9930 chromosome 3, Cucumber_9930_V3, whole genome shotgun sequence:
- the LOC101207350 gene encoding uncharacterized protein LOC101207350: MIKASQLAVYYTCLSCKLQVKVSSLLHVTMAFWLPSSSSSSNHSWLLPEILLFLLVSTGVTSREFLKNADFESPPSNFPENSNKTSVALKENNTFPGWTFQGAVEYITVDQIKNISLPDKGHAILLGEDGKINQTFTADADILTYLLTFALAPGGHNCSLTAPLQISAPDSDALFSFSQHYGKQPWEVHGVYLGSWGDRESVNLEIMSQSNDSTPTCWPAVDSLHIKTMGIVMPDGDNLVVNGGFEYGPDFLESSEGGVLLDSVPTTFFSPLIQWAILGKVRYINSKHFFVPQGNTAVELVSGVSSGLQAVPKLQAGSSYTLSFTLGDANDSCKATFLVGAQAGLTSRNFTLESNGTGSAAKFSMTFTAGPDVNTITLLSYTTSQTKDGDFCGPVIDDVILRVSRGLRISVPWKSLISLCLITIVCFF; the protein is encoded by the exons atgataaaagcCTCTCAACTAGCTGTATACTATACCTGTTTGTCTTGCAAACTCCAAGTCAAAGTCTCCTCTTTACTCCACGTGACAATGGCATTCTGgctcccttcttcttcctcttcctccaaCCATTCATGGCTGCTACCGGAAATACTCCTCTTCCTCCTTGTTTCCACCGGAGTAACATCTAGAG AATTTCTCAAGAATGCAGATTTCGAATCTCCGCCGTCAAACTTTCCCGAgaattcaaacaaaacatCAGTGGCACTGAAGGAAAACAACACATTTCCAGGATGGACATTTCAGGGGGCGGTTGAGTACATAACAGTGgaccaaataaaaaacatttcgTTGCCAGACAAAGGACATGCCATATTATTAGGGGAAGATGGAAAAATCAACCAGACCTTCACAGCCGATGCCGACATTTTGACTTACTTGCTCACCTTTGCGTTGGCACCAGGCGGTCACAATTGTTCACTTACTGCTCCATTACAAATATCTGCACCGGATAGTGATGCATTGTTTAGCTTTAGCCAGCATTATGGGAAGCAGCCATGGGAGGTCCATGGCGTTTATCTGGGCAGCTGGGGAGATAGAGAGTCTGTAAACCTTGAAATTATGAGCCAATCAAATGATTCAACACCAACCTGTTGGCCTGCAGTTGACTCACTTCATATCAAGACAATGGGTATAGTGATGCCAGACGGGG ACAACTTAGTAGTCAATGGAGGATTTGAATACGGCCCAGATTTTCTTGAGAGCTCAGAGGGAGGAGTTCTGCTGGATTCAGTTCCTACTACTTTCTTTTCACCACTAATACAGTGGGCAATCCTGGGAAAAGTCAGATACATCAACTCAAAACACTTCTTTGTACCACAAGGCAATACTGCTGTAGAATTGGTATCAGGAGTTTCATCTGGACTACAAGCAGTACCAAAACTCCAGGCGGGTTCTTCTTATACCTTGAGTTTCACACTGGGCGATGCCAATGATTCGTGCAAAGCTACATTTCTTGTTGGTGCTCAAGCTGGATTGACATCTCGGAATTTCACACTGGAGAGTAATGGAACAGGTTCGGCTGCTAAATTCTCCATGACATTCACTGCAGGTCCTGATGTTAATACAATCACTCTCCTTAGCTACACTACATCCCAAACAAAAGATGGAGACTTCTGTGGTCCAGTCATAGATGATGTCATTTTGAGGGTTTCTCGTGGACTCAGAATTTCTGTACCCTGGAAGAGTTTGATTTCTCTGTGTTTGATTACAATCGTCTGCTTTTTCTAA
- the LOC101216014 gene encoding uncharacterized protein LOC101216014 isoform X1, which produces MASVPLSSLCLTTNPVPRGIGSSSSYRFSFTTFGIRFGIQSPVTKRIRSSVCAAASLAFRDLDADDFRHPLDKQNTMILRAIPGLSELGKVLLGTVAEQVMLLENIGTSILVSENQLSDLHQLMIEAAEVLNVEAPDLYVRQNPVPNAYTLAISGKKPFVVVHTGLVELLTGKELQAVLAHELGHLKCDHGVWLTFANILTVGAYTVPGLGGFLARNLEEQLFRWLRAAELTCDRAALLVAQDSKVVISVLMKLAGGCPSIADQLNVDAFLEQARSYDKASSSPIGWYIRNAQTRQLSHPLPVLRAREVDDWSKGQEYKNLLKRGTKINFVETA; this is translated from the exons ATGGCTTCAGTTCCCCTTTCTTCTCTCTGCCTCACCACAAATCCTGTTCCTCGCGGAATCGGATCTTCATCCTCCTACAGATTCAGTTTCACTACCTTTGGAATCCGTTTCGGAATCCAGTCGCCGGTCACTAAGAGAATTAGGTCCTCCGTTTGCGCAGCTGCCTCCCTCGCCTTTCGCGACCTTGATGCCGACGATTTCCGCCATCCTCTCGATAAGCAG AACACAATGATTTTGCGGGCAATTCCAGGGTTGAGCGAGTTGGGGAAGGTTTTATTGG GAACCGTGGCTGAGCAAGTCATGCTTCTTGAGAACATTGGAACATCAATTCTTGTTTCTGAAAATCAG CTTTCTGATCTTCATCAACTTATGATTGAGGCTGCCGAAGTACTGAATGTTGAGGCTCCAGATCTATATGTCCGTCAAAATCCTGTGCCAAATGCTTATACTTTAGCCATAAGTGGTAAAAAGCCGTTTGTTGTTGTTCATACCGGCCTTGTGGAGCTTCTTACAGGAAAAGAATTGCAG GCTGTTTTGGCTCATGAATTGGGTCATCTAAAATGTGATCATGGTGTGTGGCTTACATTTGCGAATATTCTTACCGTGGGAGCTTACACTGTACCTG GGCTTGGTGGATTTTTAGCTCGGAACTTGGAAGAACAGTTGTTCCGTTGGCTTCGAGCAGCAGAGCTTACTTGCGATCGTGCTGCCCTTCTTGTTGCCCAGGATTCTaaa GTGGTCATCTCTGTTTTGATGAAACTAGCTGGGGGCTGTCCATCTATAGCTGATCAACTGAATGTGGATGCCTTTTTGGAGCAAGCTCGCTCTTATGACAAAGCTTCTTCAAGCCCTATAGGATGGTATATAAG AAATGCTCAGACAAGACAACTCTCACATCCTCTACCTGTTTTACGAGCACGTGAAGTTGATGACTGGTCAAAAGGTCAAGAatataaaaatcttttgaaacgTGGAACAAAGATCAATTTTGTTGAAACAGCATAG
- the LOC101216014 gene encoding uncharacterized protein LOC101216014 isoform X2, protein MASVPLSSLCLTTNPVPRGIGSSSSYRFSFTTFGIRFGIQSPVTKRIRSSVCAAASLAFRDLDADDFRHPLDKQNTMILRAIPGLSELGKVLLGTVAEQVMLLENIGTSILVSENQLSDLHQLMIEAAEVLNVEAPDLYVRQNPVPNAYTLAISGKKPFVVVHTGLVELLTGKELQAVLAHELGHLKCDHGVWLTFANILTVGAYTVPGLGGFLARNLEEQLFRWLRAAELTCDRAALLVAQDSKRWSSLF, encoded by the exons ATGGCTTCAGTTCCCCTTTCTTCTCTCTGCCTCACCACAAATCCTGTTCCTCGCGGAATCGGATCTTCATCCTCCTACAGATTCAGTTTCACTACCTTTGGAATCCGTTTCGGAATCCAGTCGCCGGTCACTAAGAGAATTAGGTCCTCCGTTTGCGCAGCTGCCTCCCTCGCCTTTCGCGACCTTGATGCCGACGATTTCCGCCATCCTCTCGATAAGCAG AACACAATGATTTTGCGGGCAATTCCAGGGTTGAGCGAGTTGGGGAAGGTTTTATTGG GAACCGTGGCTGAGCAAGTCATGCTTCTTGAGAACATTGGAACATCAATTCTTGTTTCTGAAAATCAG CTTTCTGATCTTCATCAACTTATGATTGAGGCTGCCGAAGTACTGAATGTTGAGGCTCCAGATCTATATGTCCGTCAAAATCCTGTGCCAAATGCTTATACTTTAGCCATAAGTGGTAAAAAGCCGTTTGTTGTTGTTCATACCGGCCTTGTGGAGCTTCTTACAGGAAAAGAATTGCAG GCTGTTTTGGCTCATGAATTGGGTCATCTAAAATGTGATCATGGTGTGTGGCTTACATTTGCGAATATTCTTACCGTGGGAGCTTACACTGTACCTG GGCTTGGTGGATTTTTAGCTCGGAACTTGGAAGAACAGTTGTTCCGTTGGCTTCGAGCAGCAGAGCTTACTTGCGATCGTGCTGCCCTTCTTGTTGCCCAGGATTCTaaa AGGTGGTCATCTCTGTTTTGA